Within Geovibrio ferrireducens, the genomic segment TGAATGAAAGAAATTTTTCAGTTTACGATATTTTCGGAGCCACATACAGGCCTCTGGATGATGCTCTGGGGCAGGTTGATCTTGTTTTTGTTGCAAATGGAAGCGTATTGAGAGAAACACACCATTATGCATCCTTTGAACAACGCAAAACATTGACCGCCGAAAGAGTAAGGAAACTTAATCCAAATATATAAAAAGGTTTGATATATGGACAGAGCAACAGCATTGATCAGAGAAAAAATTAAGAAATGTGACGGCATATATGAAAAGCTCTCCGTTCTCAAGGGAGCATACACCGGAAAAACGGCGTACATTCTGACCTGCGGGCCCTCTTTCGGGAACTACACTGCTGATTACCTTCGCAAGAGGCTAAAAGACGAACTCGTTGTCTCTGTGAAGCAAACTTATGATACTGTTGGGGATATTGCTGATTTTCATTTGCTAAACTCATGGAATTATAAAAAATATGACTACGCAGAACCACGCCCAATTTTGCTGGCGGAAAAGCATCCTGTAGACCCGGAGACCCCTTTTTTATTACCTGATCTTCTTTTCCCCCTGATTAATGCTGGTAGCGATTTGCCTCTTGAAGAAAAACTCCAGAAGAGACTGTGCGTTGCACAGAATTTTGAAGACTACCTGTTTGAAAAAACAATAAACCGCCCTCTTGGTCCCGGAATTGTCTATGAATTGGGTTTTTATCTGGCTGTCCATTTGGGAGTCAGTAAAATCATCATTGCCGGCTGGGACATAGGTATACCTGATTCGCAGATAATGCCCCATTTCTACAAAGAGGGTGAACACCTGATGCTCAATAAACTGCCATCAAATTTACTGAGAAAAGGTAAGCTCGTGACTTTGCAGCCCGGCGGAAAGAGCATTGTCAGAGATCTGGAAGATTCGGATCTTAAACTGATAAATACTCCCGGTTTTTATGATGATGAAGTGGAGAAAATTGCGGCCTCAACATCAGCGATGTATAAATGGCTTCTTTCAAAGGGTATTGAGCTTGAAATAGTTTCAGACCGCTCCCTTGCTTCTGATGAAATTCCGAGAAGTTTGCTTTAATTATTCGGAGAGTGTTTTCTGATGACTGACAGCCCCTTTATTTCCGTTCTTATCAACAACTACAACTACGGTCGCTTCATCGCTCAGTGCGTGGAGAGCGTACTGAACCAGACTTACGGTAATTTTGAGCTTATAATTGTGGATGACGGTTCAAAAGATGATTCAGTAAGCGTGATAGATTCCTTCTCTGATCCGCGCATAATAAAGATATTCAAGGAAAACGGCGGGCAGGCCTCCGCCTTTAACGCAGGTTTTGAGGCATCAAGGGGCGATATAATCGCCTTCTTAGACAGTGATGACTGGTGGATGCCCCACAAGCTTGAGACAATTGTTAAATGGGACAGGCTGTTGGATGGCAATCATGCTTTCCTTCAGCATATGGTGGATGTATGGGAAGACGGAAAAGTTTCTCCGCTATACCCGACACTCTATTCGGGAAATATTCTTAATCATTATATAGAGAAAAGAGAACCTGTGCATTTTGTAGGTACATCAGGGCTATGTTTCAGAAGGGAGATTCTGAATAAGGTTATGCCTGTTCCGCAGCAGTTTAGAATCAGCGCAGATGGATTTCTCACCCGAACTTCTATTGTTTTCGGAAACGTCATCTCTATACCGGAATCTCTGGGCTATTACCGCAAGCATTCAAATGCCGTGTTCGGAAATACAGACCATAACAGAAATAGTTTCAGAGAAACTATTCTTTTTCCATCACTCAATGAGTTTTACAAAAAAGAGCGTATTGATTATCTATTTGGAGAGCAGATGCTCCCGAAAAGCACTGAGGCGGTATTTTTCCTCTCTATTCTGCGGCTCATGCTGAAACTCAGGCTGGATAAAATAACCGAAACCTACCATAGGATTGCAGTATTCGGTGCAGGGCGTCATACCGAGTGGATCTGTGATTTTCTTCAGGAATACAAAAAAGAGAATGTGACAGCAGTTCTGGATGATAATCCGGATCCTGTAAAAAGATTCTGGGGTATTCCTGCTGAAAAAGCTGAAAAATGGAACACATCTAACGCTGATGCAATAATCCTTTCGTCCGACTGTAAGCAGGATTTTTTTGCAAAAAGGTGTAAAGAACTGTATGGGGATGCTCTGCCGTTGATAGATTTATACGATGGTCTGCCCCAAGGGCCATACCCGAAATAAACTATGCCGGAGATTGTATGGCAGACAAATCGATTTTCAACATAAAAAAACTAAGCCTGCCCATCAGCAGTGACCTCCGTGCGTCTGCGGCTATAGTTCCCTTAATGGAGAAGCATTTCGGCAATAAAAAGGTCAGGATACTTGAAATAGGCGTTTTTAAGGCAGGCCTGACCAAGGTATTTGCTGAATCTTCTCTTAATATTGAAGCTTACGATGGTGTTGACCCGTATCTTGGCTCTAAGGATGATCCTTATACCGGTTTGTACTGGGGAAATGCTTTAGAGGCCGAGTCGGTATATAAAAAAGCAAAAGAATACTACGATAACCAAGGATTCAGTCTTCATAGAATGACTTCTTCCGAATATTTTGACAATTTTTTTGGCAAAATGGAATATGATATAATTTATGTTGATGGGGATCATAGTTTTGAGTATGCGCTTTATGATTTTGAAGAATTTGTTCATATGCTCACGGAAGGTGGTGTTTTCCTTATAGATAACTATGCAAGTGCCGGAACACCGGGAGTTACAAAAGCAGTAAATGAATTCATCCACAGTTACAGAGATGTGATTGAAAATATAGGCTATTATCTAAACGAGTTTCAGAATCCGGGCAAATATGTTCCGGTGTCACAGACGACAGTTTACTTAACTGTAAACAAGAATCTGCTTGAATCACAGAAACCCATAAGCTCCAAGCGCTATTATCTATCATCTTTTTTAAGGGAACTTGCCGTGAATCAAGGCATCAGACGCTTGGCGATATTTGGTGCCGGAAGACACACTGAATGGCTGGCAAGGCTCAGGACATCATCAGTGAGACCTGACATCGTCGCAGTGCTGGATGACAATCCTGACGAAACAAAAATGTTTTTCGGAAAAAAACCGATGAAGGCGGATCTTTTCAACCCTTCGGATGCTGATGCGATTCTGCTTTCAACAGATGTAAACCACACAGTATTCAGGGAAAGATGCATCAGACTTTACGGTGATGCACTGCCGCTGTTAAGTTTATACAATGATTTCCCTCTGCCTCAGAAGAAGCCTAAGCACCGTCCGGTGGAATACAGCGGTGAGAAAAACATTTCCCCCGTTTTGCCTTCCCTGACAGATTCATGCGCTGAAAGAATTATTTGGGCAGGTTTTTACAACAGATCATCAGATAAGAATAAATTTATGGAATCAGTTATAGTCCATTCGGACTCATCGCATTACTTATTGCTCAACTTAGCATTAAATTCTCCTGATATTGATTTGCCCAATGCTTTTGTTTTTAACGCACCTGAAACTGTGACAAAGTGCACTGAGCGAAGCTCAACGGTGGATCTTCCTGAAAACAGGAATATCAGGTATACTCTTGAAACCTATGCTGTACATCTTAAATATACACTCGAAGAGAACCACGACATCAGTTATGAACAGGCGCTTTCCGCTGTTGGGCAGATGTTCAGCTATACACTGAATATGCTGGAAAGCTATAAACCCGATATAGCAGTTATATGGAATGAGTTTCATCCTCTCTTCAAAGTAGTGAAACTGGCCTGTGATTTTACCGGTACAAAAACTGTCTATATGGAATTTGGCTGTCTGCCCGGAACTTTTCAGTTTGATATTCAGGGGCAGATGGGGGAAAGCTGGGTAGCCCTTAACACTGAGGCTTTCAACAGCCTGCATGTAGATGAGGCTGACTGCATAAAAGCAGTTAAGGCTGTTGAATGTATAAAGAACACTGAAATGAACCGTGCGAAGCAGCCAAAAAAAGGTAGGCTCGACAGGATGCTTGAAGGGATAGACCAAAAAATAGTTTTTGTCGCTGGTCATAATGATTACAGTTCCGGAATATTCCCTTATGACATAGCTGCGTCCACTTTCCATTCCCCGTTTTACCGCAGTTCAGCCCATCTGTTTGAAGATATGGCGCAAAGAGCGGAGTTGAACGGGTGGTTCATGGTATTTAAGCCACATCCTTATGCCAAAAGTCACCTGCCTGAGTCACTCAGGACTGAGCATTACATCATAGTTGATGATGTAAATGTGGAAGAATGTATTGATATTGCAGATGTCACGTTGACTGTTCTGTCGCAGATGTCATATATGGCGCTGACCAGAGGGAAGCCTGTGGTTATGACAGGCTATAACCAGCTTAGGGATAAGGGCTGCTGTTACGAGGCATTCAGGGCGGAAGATATTGACAGTGTCATTAACAGCGCCCTGATATACGGTTTTACAGATTTAATGAAGGAAAACTGGATAAAACATGCGGCCAGACTTCTGAAGTATTGCCTGTATTCTGATAATGAAGCATTATATGCTCTGCCCTCTGAAATATTTGCGAAGAGAATTCAGGCTCTTGCCCGGCATAAAATGACCGATATTGAAATCATTAAACAAGAAATATAACAGTACTTTGAGGCAATAAGAAAGGAGCCGATATAATGAATAGCTTCATCTTTGAAAATTCGCCGTTCCTGAAGTTGAATGTATATGTGTGATAAATCAATTTTTAATATAGAAGAACTCTGTTCTCCGTCAAAGCCTTCCGAAGGGGCACGGGCTCCGGCAGGAATAGTCTCAGTGATGGAGAAATACTTCAGAGGAAATGAAGTGCGAATATTGGAAATAGGCGTTTTTAAGGCAGGGTTGACAAAGCTTTTTGCCAGTTCTTCCCTCAATATAATCAGCTATGACGGTGTTGATCCCTATCTTGGTTCAGATGATGATCCGTACACCGGAGCATACTGGGATTCATCATCGGATGCTGATAAAATCTATTTATCTGCAAAGAAATACTACGACAGCAAAGGCTACAGCCTTCACCGGATGACTTCTGCCGAATATTTTGATTCAGCGTACAAAAGCAAAGAATACGACATCATATACGTGGACGGTGATCACCGGATGTATTATGCCATGCAGGATATGGAAGAATACATTCATCTGTTGGCAGAAAACGGGATTATGCTTGTGGATGATTATGGTAATGTGGATACTCCCGAAGTTACTCATGCGCTGAACAGGTTTATAGACAACCGCAGAGACGTAATAAAGGAAATAGGTTATTACATCAGCCCTTTTCAGAATGTTGGCAAATATATACCCGTTTCACAGACAACAGTTTACTTCACTGCGGATAAAGGCAGACTTAATAGCGGCTTTGTGTCCAAACGCTATAATGTTTCCGAAGCTCTGAAAAAGCTGGTGAATGAGGACGGGATAAAAAGGATAGCACTGTTCGGTGCCGGCAGACATACCGAATGGATGAATGATGTGTTTGGAAAACTGAATATGCCGTGTATTGCAGCGGTTTTGGACGATTATCCTGATAAAACGAAGAACTTCTGGGGGCTTACTCCGGTGAAGGCTTCTGAGTGGGACACCACACAGGCGGATGCTATAATTCTTTCGTCCGACTGCAAGCAGGAAATGATGCGTAAAAGATGCAGGGAACTTTTCGGGGATGCTCTGCCGTTGATAGATTTATACGAAGGTCTGCCAACAGGACCTTACCCGAAATGAAGTCGGAGAATGATAATGAGTAATTTCACCGCAGTCTATATAAACAAGCTGATTAAACTGCTCGATTCCGCCGATACAGAAGCGGTTAACAGAATTATTGAGCTTCTTGACGGGCTTGATCCCTTTGAGAACACTGTCTATTTCATGGGCAACGGAGGGAGCGCCGCCACGGCTTCCCATTTTGCAACGGATCTGGGGGTGGGGCTGAAGCTCAGGGGCATAAAAAATTTCAGTGTCATGTGCCTTTCCGATAATATCCCGGCGGTTACGGCTATTTCAAACGATGTGGGCTACGACAACATATTCTACGCCCAGCTAAAAAACCGCCTTAAAAAAGGGGATGTGCTGGTAGCCATCTCCGCCAGCGGCAATTCCCCGAACATAGTGAAGGCCGCCGAATACGCACGGAGTTTAGGAGCACGGATAATCGGCTGCACAGGGTTTGACGGCGGGAAATTAAGGGAACTGTCCGACATAAGCTTTCACGTGCAGACCGAAAAAGGGGAGTACGGCCTTGTGGAAGACATGCACATGATACTTGATCACATAATTTATTCCTACTTTGTGGCAACGAAGGAAGGGGCATCCACCAAGTACACTCTGGAGTAGTGATGATAAAAGCGGGCATGGCCGGATTCGGCAAAATGGGCAGAATAAGGGCGGCGGAGATAGCAAAAAACAGACAGATCACCCTTGCGGCCGTGTATGATATAGACAAAAATATCCTCCCTGCGGACGTGCACATCTGCGATGACTTCGACTGCCTTCTGGAACAGGATATAGACTCGGTTTTCATCTGCACCTACAACAACGTGACAGCGGAATACACCAAAAAGGCGCTGCTTGCCGGAAAGCATGTTTTCTGTGAAAAGCCCCCGGCGACAACCTACTCCGAACTGAAAGAGGTGGAGGAGGTTGCGAAGAGCTCCGGCCTCGTGCTGAAATACGGCTTTAACCACCGCTTCCACTACTCCGTTATAAAAGCAAAGGAGATAATAGATTCCGGCAGCTACGGGCGTATTCTCTGGATGCGCGGTGTTTACGGCAAGGCGGGCAGCATAGATTACGACAAAAACTGGCGCAACTACCGCAAGTACAGCGGCGGCGGAATCCTGATTGATCAGGGCATACACATGCTTGATCTGATGCTCCATTTCGCGGGGGAGCCGTTCACGAAGATAAACAGCTTTGTCACCAGCCTTTACTGGAAGGTGGAGGCGGAGGACAACGCATTTGCCATAATGCAGACCGATAAAAGCGTAACAGCCATGCTTCACTCCTCCGCAACCCAGTGGCGGCATAAATTCCTCCTTGAGATATGCCTTGAGGACGGTTTCGTGAATCTAGACGGCATTCTTTCCGCCACACGCAGCTATGCTCCTGAAAAACTTGTTACCGGGCGCAGGGAGTTTGAGGATGTCACCTTCGCCATGGGCAAGCCCAAAGAGGAGACCACATGGTTTGAGTATGACGATTCGTGGAAGCTTGAACTTGAGGACTTCATAAGTGCAGTCGCGGAGGGCGCTCCCCTTAAACACGGCAGCATAGATGAGGCGCTGGGCGTCATGGAGCTTGTGGACAGGATATACAGAAACTCCGGTGTGTGTGATGCCCACTGAGACAGGGGTTACAACCGTTGCTTTCAGCAAGTGCGAATATCTCCGCAGAAAAGCGGAGGAGATGTTCGGTGGGGTGATATTCAACCCCTTCGGGCGCAGACTGACGTTTGAAGAACTGACAGAGATTTACAGAGACTGTACGGCGCTGATCGTCGGTCTGGACAAAATAGACGGAAAAACGCTCAAGGCACTGCCGAAACTTAAGGCTGTTGCCAAGTACGGTGTGGGGCTTGATAATATAGACCTTGCCGCATGCGCAGAACGAGGTGTGCAGGTTTTCGGCGCGGAGGGAGTAAACAGACGTTCCGTGGCGGAGCTTGTGCTTGGGTTCATGCTGGGGCATATGCGCAATATTTTTGCCTCATCCCTGAGAATGCGCGGCGGAGATTGGGTAAAAAACGGCGGGTGTGAGCTCTCCGGCAAAACAGTGGGGATAATAGGCACGGGAAACATCGGGCGTGAAGTCGTGATGCTGCTTAAGCCTTTCGGGTGCAGGATTCTCTGCAATGACATACTCCCGATTGATGACTTCTGTGCGGCAAACGGCGCACTGCCAGCCTCAAAGGAGGAGATTTTCCGCAGTGCGGATGTCGTCTCCCTCCATGTGCCGCTGACGGCGGAAACAAGGAATATGATAAATGAACAGGCGCTGAGACTGATGAAGCCCTCTGCACTTCTTATAAACACTTCCCGCGGCGGCGTGGTTGACACGGATGCTGTGAAGACAGCGTTGAAAGAAAACCGCCTCGGCGGAGCCTGTTTTGATGTTTACGATACAGAGCCGTTTTATGATGTGGAGCTCTGCGGCATGGAAAACGTGGTCTGCACGCCGCACATAGGCGGCAACTCCGAAGAGGCTGTGAGGGCAATGGGCGAAGCGGCGCTGAGAGCCCTCAGCGGGTGCAGAGGTGTTTGACGAAAGGCGTGCCGGAAGCTTCATACGCAGCGCAGGCAGGGAAGCTCTGACTGCGGGGAGCGAATGCCTGTCCGATTCGGGCAGGGATATAAAGCTTAACACAGATACGGAGCTCCATGAAAAACTGAGCATGTTCCTCACGGATTTCACCGGGCTTCCCGTCCTCTCCGAAGAGGGGGAGCAGCCTGATTATACATCGGTGCAGGGGTCATTCTGGATACTCGATCCGCTGGACGGATCATATAATTTTCACCGAGGGCTGCCCCATGCGGCTGTGTCGGTTTCACTGTGGAAAAGCTGTGTGCCGCAGGTGTCGTATGTGTATGACATTTTCAGGGATACGCTGTATTATGCCGGAACAGGGGGCGGATGCTTCGCAGACGGCGAGAAGATACAGTGCAGTGACGCTGATTCTGCGGAAAAGGCCGCTGTTGCTTCCGGATTCTCTGTGTACAGAGATTATTCAGATGAAGAAATGCTGAAAGACATAGTGTTCTTAAAGCGGTTTAAAAAGGTAAGATTCATAGGCAGTGCGGCGCTTTCCCTCGCTTACGTGGCGGAAGGCAGGCTGGACGCTTATTTTGAGACAGATATAGGCATATGGGATGTGGCGGCCGGGCTCGGTCTGGTTAAGGCCGCAGGCGGAACCTACAGGATTGAGAAAGGGAGCGCCCCGAACAGAGTTACGGTTTTTGCTCACAACGGAAGGCTTGATTTATGAAAGTAATCTGTATGATACCCGCAAGGCTCGGCAGCCAGAGACTGAAACAGAAAAATCTGCGCACCTTAAACGGTGTGCCGCTGTTTGCTCTTGCAGTGCGCAAGGCTCTTTCCGCAGGGGTATTTGATGAGGTGTGGGCAAACACGGAGAGTGATGAACTCGGCAGGCTTGCCCTGAGTGAGGGGGCGCAGTTTCACAAAAGGCCTGAGAAACTGGCGGACAATACCGCCACCAGCGAGGACTTTGTTTATGAATTTTTCTCCCGCCACGAGTGTGATTACGTTGTGCAGCTTCATTCCATAGCCCCTCTTCTCTCCGTTGAGGAGATAAAAGGATTCACGGAGCTTCTCACTGAAAGCGGATGCGATACTCTGCTGAGTGTGGAGGAGATCATTCTGGAGTGCCTGTTTGACGGCAGTCCGGTTAATTTTACATTTGCAAGAAAGGAAAACTCGCAGGACCTTAAACCCGTGGAGAAAATAGCGTGGAGCATAACAGGCTGGAAACGGGAAACATATATGAAAGCATACGAAAGCGGAGGCTGCGGAACCTATTCCGGCGATGTGAAAAGCTTTCCGCTGAAAAAATACTCCGCACACGTTATAAAAACCGAGGAAGATCTGAGAATAGCCGAAACCCTGTACTCTCTCACGGAAGGGATAAATGGCTGAGTACGCCGTTTTCGGAACAGGCAGAGCCGCGGAAAACGCTCTTAAATGGGCGAAGGGAGCCGGGTATAAGGTTACCTGCATTGTTGATGATTTCGCCGAAGGTGAGTTCAGAGGGATAAAGACAGCAGGCTGGGCTGAGTTCCTGAAAACCCAGAACCGCTTTTCCGCACTGATCACCGGACGAGGGCAGAAAGGGAATATCCACAGCCGCACAGGGGTCTTCATCCCCGTGATAACAGCGCCTATGGCAGAGCTCCCCGCAGGTTTTGACCCCGCCGCAAACACAGGGCGGCTTCTCTCGTTCAGAAACGCCCACAAAGGGGAGAGATGCTTCATAGTGGGCAACGGACCCGGCCTGACTGCCGGAGCCCTTGATATGATCCGAAGTGAAATATGCTTCGCCTCCAATAAAATATATCTCATTTACGAACAGACAGAATGGAGACCGTCCTACTACTTTGTTGAGGATTATCTCGTGGCGGAGAACTGCTGTGATGTGATAAACTCATTAAAATGCAGTAAGTTTTTTGAATACGGCGTTGCGGATAAGCTTGAAGCTGACGGCAGTACGTGCTTTTACGGATATACCGACCTGCCGTTTTCCCATGACATAATTCACGGAGTGGCCGGCGGGAGCAGTGTTACCGCTTCCCAGCTGCAGTTTGCAAAGTATATGGGATTTAAGGAAGTTTATTTTATCGGGATGGATTTCAGTTTCAGTGTTCCCGCCGGATGCAAAGGCGGTGTCATAGAAAGCGCGGGTGAGTGCAACCATTTTCATCCTGCCTACCGGAAAAAAGGGGAGAAGTGGACTTATCCCGATCTCGAAAAGCAGAAGGCATTTTTCGACTATGTGAGAGAGAATATAACAGAAGATGATTTCAGGGTTTTCAACGCATCAGCAAGGACTATGCTGGATTCGTTCCCGAAAATTTCCCTGAATGAACTGCTTAAGGATATATAATGAGCGGCAGACCGTTTATTTCCGTTATTCTGAATAACTACAACTATGGCAGATATATTGAGGATGCTGTGCGCTCCGTTCTGGGACAGACATTCAGGGACTTTGAGCTTATCATTGTCGATGACGGTTCGGTGGATGATTCCCGCGCGGCAGCGGAAAGACTTGCGGCGGAGGATTCCCGCATATCGCTGGTGTTCAAGGAAAACGGCGGTCAGGCATCCGCATTTAACGCAGGCGTGAACGCCTCATGCGGCGAGGTGCTGTGCTTTCTGGACAGTGATGACATGTACACGTCCGATAAGCTTGAGGAAACTGCAAAGGCTCACAGAGAAGGCGCGGAATATATATACACCGACCATCAGGCGGCGGATGCGCAGGGCAGACCTGTGGAGGACAGCCTCAAGCGGTATCCCTACTGCGGCTGGAACATATTCCCGGTCTTTTATCTGTCAAAATATCCGGGAAATGTCACCTCCACCCTTTCTGTGTCGAGGAAACTGGCAGAAAAAATCTTCCCGGTGAATGAGGCTGACTGGCGCATTCAGGCGGACGACACCATAGTTTTTCAGGCGGCTTTTCTCGCCAAGTCGTTGTATATTAATAAAAAACTTACGCTGTACCGTCTGCACGGCGGCAACGGCTACTACGGTAAAAAACATTCCGAGGACTTCAAGTATACGCTTCTGCGCAAGCGGAACACTCTCAAGGATGAGGCGCTGAAAAAGGCGGGAATAAGCGGGACTTTTCTTAACAACGGCTGGAACCTTCTGTCCGAATTCCGCACCCATGAGCACATGGATAAGGGACTTCTGGAGCTCTACCGCCACATACTCTGGTACTGCATGGATATGCCTCTTCTCGGTAAAATAAAGACCGACAAAGAGCTTAAGCACATATTCAGGAGCCATGTGAGGTGAGGAGATATTCTGTTACAAGAGAACGGACTCTCACAAAGCGGGGTGTGGTCTGGCTGGGGCAGACATGCAATCTCAAATGCCATTTCTGCTATTTTATAAATAAAATCAGTGATAAAACTCATCCTGAAAACAGATTTATGAGCTACGACAAGGCTCTGCGTATATGCCGCACTCTGAGAGAGGTTTACGGCAACACTGCTGTGGACATTCAAGGCGGTGAGCCGACAATCTACCCTGAAATATTTGATCTTGTTAAAGAATGCTCTTCCATGGGGCTTGCTCCGTCCCTTATCACAAACGGAATCAGGCTTGCGTCAAAAGCCGAGTGCGGGAGATACAGGGATGCCGGCATAAATGATTTTCTGATCAGCGTCCACGGATTAGGGAATGCCTATGACGAGGCAGTAGGCGTGAAAGGGAGCAGCAAAAAGCAGCTTAAAGCTATTGAAAACCTCAATGAGGCAGGCATACCCTTCCGTTTTAACTGTACCCTTACAAAAACCGCTGTGGCGGATTTGAAAGGCATAACAGAGCTGGCTCTTTCATCCGGAGCATCGGTAGTGAACTTCATAGCCTTTAACCCGTTTTCTGATCAGATGGAGGAGGGAAGGAGAAGCAGCGGAAATGTCCCCTCTTACAGTATGCTTAAGCCGATTCTGGCTGAAGCTGCTGACCGCCTTGAAACCGGAGGAATTGAGGTTAATGTGCGCTACCTACCTATGTGTACGGCGGAGCGGAGACATCTTAAAAACTTTTACAACTTCCAGCAGTTAAGCTATGATCATCATGAATGGGACTTCAACTCATGGACATGGACAACAAGGATGAACCAGAAGTCGGACAGCCCTGAGCTTGATACGCCTATCCCCATACTGCTGTACGGCATAGATGAATACAACGGTATTTCCTTCGGTAAAACCTCCGTGCACGGTACAAGGGAGCATTATCTTAAGGATATTGACCTCTACACCCACCTGCTGAAGCTTTTCAGCGCTGATATTCCGAGAGATGTTCTTTACAGACAGAATGCCAGACTGAGAGGAGAGAAGCACAAGGAATACATTTTTCCCGAAGAATGCGCCGGATGCTCGCTCCGAAGAATATGCGACGGCTTCCACTGTGACTACGCATCCATATACGGCGTTTCGGAGGCGAAGGCGTGGAAGCTTGGTGAAGACATAGACGATCCCGGACATTTTATAAAAGAGCAGGAGAAAATAATTGGTTGAGAAAACGTTAGCCGCAGTTCAGGCGCATACGGATGAAAAGCTTTCTATCGGCAGCGCAAAAATGCCGCTGGTCTCAGTTATCATCACCAGCTTTAACTATGAAAAATACCTGCGGGAATGTGTGGATTCATGCCTTAATCAGGACTATCCGCATATTCAGCTTATCATAACTGACGACTGCTCAACAGACGGCAGCAGGCGGATAATAGAGGAATATTCTGACAGAGCGGATATAGTTCAGCACCATGAGAACAAAGGGCAGCTCGCCGCCTTTTTCTCCGGGCTTGAGAGAGCAAAGGGAGAGTTTACCGTATTTGTTGATGCGGATGATTTTCTGGACAGTGACGCGGTTTCCGCTCATATATACCTTCATCTGTTCCGCAGACCGTCG encodes:
- a CDS encoding inositol monophosphatase family protein — its product is MFDERRAGSFIRSAGREALTAGSECLSDSGRDIKLNTDTELHEKLSMFLTDFTGLPVLSEEGEQPDYTSVQGSFWILDPLDGSYNFHRGLPHAAVSVSLWKSCVPQVSYVYDIFRDTLYYAGTGGGCFADGEKIQCSDADSAEKAAVASGFSVYRDYSDEEMLKDIVFLKRFKKVRFIGSAALSLAYVAEGRLDAYFETDIGIWDVAAGLGLVKAAGGTYRIEKGSAPNRVTVFAHNGRLDL
- a CDS encoding acylneuraminate cytidylyltransferase family protein → MKVICMIPARLGSQRLKQKNLRTLNGVPLFALAVRKALSAGVFDEVWANTESDELGRLALSEGAQFHKRPEKLADNTATSEDFVYEFFSRHECDYVVQLHSIAPLLSVEEIKGFTELLTESGCDTLLSVEEIILECLFDGSPVNFTFARKENSQDLKPVEKIAWSITGWKRETYMKAYESGGCGTYSGDVKSFPLKKYSAHVIKTEEDLRIAETLYSLTEGING
- a CDS encoding 6-hydroxymethylpterin diphosphokinase MptE-like protein; the encoded protein is MAEYAVFGTGRAAENALKWAKGAGYKVTCIVDDFAEGEFRGIKTAGWAEFLKTQNRFSALITGRGQKGNIHSRTGVFIPVITAPMAELPAGFDPAANTGRLLSFRNAHKGERCFIVGNGPGLTAGALDMIRSEICFASNKIYLIYEQTEWRPSYYFVEDYLVAENCCDVINSLKCSKFFEYGVADKLEADGSTCFYGYTDLPFSHDIIHGVAGGSSVTASQLQFAKYMGFKEVYFIGMDFSFSVPAGCKGGVIESAGECNHFHPAYRKKGEKWTYPDLEKQKAFFDYVRENITEDDFRVFNASARTMLDSFPKISLNELLKDI
- a CDS encoding glycosyltransferase family 2 protein, producing MSGRPFISVILNNYNYGRYIEDAVRSVLGQTFRDFELIIVDDGSVDDSRAAAERLAAEDSRISLVFKENGGQASAFNAGVNASCGEVLCFLDSDDMYTSDKLEETAKAHREGAEYIYTDHQAADAQGRPVEDSLKRYPYCGWNIFPVFYLSKYPGNVTSTLSVSRKLAEKIFPVNEADWRIQADDTIVFQAAFLAKSLYINKKLTLYRLHGGNGYYGKKHSEDFKYTLLRKRNTLKDEALKKAGISGTFLNNGWNLLSEFRTHEHMDKGLLELYRHILWYCMDMPLLGKIKTDKELKHIFRSHVR
- a CDS encoding radical SAM protein, encoding MRRYSVTRERTLTKRGVVWLGQTCNLKCHFCYFINKISDKTHPENRFMSYDKALRICRTLREVYGNTAVDIQGGEPTIYPEIFDLVKECSSMGLAPSLITNGIRLASKAECGRYRDAGINDFLISVHGLGNAYDEAVGVKGSSKKQLKAIENLNEAGIPFRFNCTLTKTAVADLKGITELALSSGASVVNFIAFNPFSDQMEEGRRSSGNVPSYSMLKPILAEAADRLETGGIEVNVRYLPMCTAERRHLKNFYNFQQLSYDHHEWDFNSWTWTTRMNQKSDSPELDTPIPILLYGIDEYNGISFGKTSVHGTREHYLKDIDLYTHLLKLFSADIPRDVLYRQNARLRGEKHKEYIFPEECAGCSLRRICDGFHCDYASIYGVSEAKAWKLGEDIDDPGHFIKEQEKIIG